A genome region from Stenotrophomonas bentonitica includes the following:
- a CDS encoding FKBP-type peptidyl-prolyl cis-trans isomerase yields MRRLPKFLLVPALLSLLAACTPPGPPPGGSIAAFEKIDTQPGIGAEATPGSTIVVHYTGWVYDEKAADKHGEKFDSSVDRGEPFSFGLGKGQVIRGWDEGFAGMKVGGKRTLMIPAEYGYGASGAGPIPPNASLVFDVELLDVKPR; encoded by the coding sequence ATGCGTCGTCTGCCGAAGTTCCTGCTGGTTCCCGCGCTGCTCTCGCTACTGGCCGCCTGTACCCCGCCCGGGCCGCCGCCGGGTGGCAGCATCGCCGCGTTCGAGAAGATCGACACCCAGCCCGGCATCGGCGCCGAGGCCACCCCGGGCAGCACCATCGTGGTCCATTACACCGGCTGGGTGTACGACGAGAAGGCGGCCGACAAGCACGGCGAGAAGTTCGACAGCTCGGTCGATCGCGGCGAGCCGTTCAGCTTCGGGCTGGGCAAGGGCCAGGTCATCCGCGGCTGGGACGAAGGGTTTGCCGGCATGAAGGTCGGCGGCAAGCGCACCCTGATGATTCCCGCCGAGTACGGCTACGGCGCGTCCGGCGCCGGCCCGATCCCGCCGAACGCCTCGCTGGTGTTCGACGTGGAGCTGCTCGACGTCAAGCCGCGCTGA
- a CDS encoding DUF6164 family protein — translation MSKLLLNLRNVADDEIQDVTALLDQAGIAHYRTEPSPWGISFGGIWVRDDADQPRAKALMAEYQQARSVRVRAERQAALDDGSAETFGTLLRRRPLFVVAVLAGMLVAAALVLLPFVLLRG, via the coding sequence ATGTCGAAACTGCTGCTCAACCTGCGCAACGTCGCAGACGATGAAATCCAGGACGTGACCGCCCTGCTGGACCAGGCGGGCATCGCCCATTACCGGACCGAGCCCAGCCCCTGGGGGATCTCGTTCGGCGGCATCTGGGTCCGTGACGACGCCGACCAGCCGCGGGCCAAGGCACTCATGGCCGAGTACCAGCAGGCGCGCAGCGTGCGGGTCCGGGCCGAGCGCCAGGCCGCGCTGGACGACGGCAGCGCCGAAACCTTCGGCACGCTGCTGCGGCGCCGCCCGCTGTTCGTGGTGGCTGTGCTGGCCGGCATGCTGGTGGCCGCCGCCCTGGTGCTGCTGCCGTTCGTGCTGCTGCGCGGGTGA
- a CDS encoding sulfurtransferase produces the protein MIANTAAYHFTPIADPDALCATLLERAEAADLRGTVLVAGEGINLFLAGSEAGIDGFYAALHADPRFEGMRVKTSFSQMQPFARLKAKVKPEIISFRIDDGQPLAYPRAPSVDPATVQRWLRQGHDDAGKPVVMLDTRNTQEIEFGTFQDALVLPITKFTDLPEALAPHRDALRDSTVVSFCTGGIRCEKAALWMRNDGMDNVLQLEGGILGYFEAVGGEGYDGRCFVFDERVALDPALNPMVDHAAE, from the coding sequence ATGATCGCCAATACCGCCGCCTACCACTTCACCCCCATTGCCGACCCGGACGCGCTGTGCGCCACGCTGCTGGAGCGCGCCGAAGCCGCCGACCTGCGCGGCACGGTGCTGGTGGCGGGCGAGGGCATCAACCTGTTCCTGGCCGGCAGCGAAGCGGGCATCGACGGCTTCTACGCTGCATTGCACGCCGACCCGCGCTTTGAAGGCATGCGGGTGAAGACCAGTTTCAGCCAGATGCAGCCGTTCGCCCGGCTCAAGGCCAAGGTCAAGCCCGAGATCATCAGCTTCCGCATCGACGACGGCCAGCCGCTGGCCTACCCGCGCGCGCCCTCGGTGGACCCGGCCACGGTGCAGCGCTGGCTGCGCCAGGGCCACGACGATGCCGGCAAGCCGGTGGTGATGCTCGACACCCGCAACACCCAGGAGATCGAGTTCGGCACCTTCCAGGACGCGCTGGTGCTGCCGATCACCAAGTTCACCGACCTGCCCGAGGCCCTGGCCCCGCATCGCGACGCGCTGCGCGACAGCACCGTGGTCAGTTTCTGCACTGGCGGCATCCGCTGTGAAAAGGCCGCGCTGTGGATGCGTAACGACGGCATGGACAACGTGCTGCAGCTCGAAGGCGGCATCCTCGGCTACTTCGAGGCGGTTGGCGGCGAAGGCTATGACGGCCGCTGCTTCGTCTTCGACGAACGCGTGGCGCTGGACCCGGCCCTGAACCCCATGGTCGATCACGCCGCGGAATGA
- a CDS encoding LLM class flavin-dependent oxidoreductase encodes MQLSILDLAPVCEGSDTTAAFANMLDLAQHAEGWGYHRYWLAEHHNMPGIASAATAVLIGHVAGGTQRIRVGAGGIMLPNHSPLQVAEQFGTLASLYPDRIDLGLGRAPGTDQPTARALRRYFDSADQFPQDVRELLHYFEPAQPGQAVRAVPGAGIPVPVWLLGSSLFSARLAAAMGLPFAFASHFAPDAMDEALAVYRREFRPSQYLTAPYAVLGLNVVAAESEAEARRLFTTQQQSFVNLRRGKPGLIPPPIDDIEAFWQPHEKLGVQNALACAVVGDLRQVSEGMAAFAARHKPDELLLTANIYDHGARKRSFGLAMQAWQSATR; translated from the coding sequence ATGCAATTGTCGATTCTCGATCTGGCCCCGGTCTGCGAAGGCAGCGACACCACCGCCGCCTTCGCCAACATGCTGGACCTGGCCCAGCACGCCGAAGGCTGGGGCTACCACCGCTACTGGCTGGCGGAACACCACAACATGCCCGGCATCGCCAGCGCTGCCACGGCGGTGCTGATCGGGCACGTGGCCGGCGGCACCCAGCGGATCCGGGTCGGCGCCGGCGGCATCATGCTGCCCAACCACTCCCCGCTGCAGGTGGCCGAGCAGTTCGGCACGCTGGCCTCGCTGTACCCGGACCGGATCGATCTCGGCCTGGGCCGCGCGCCGGGCACCGACCAGCCGACCGCACGCGCGCTGCGCCGGTATTTCGACAGCGCCGACCAGTTCCCGCAGGACGTGCGCGAACTGCTGCACTACTTCGAACCGGCCCAGCCGGGGCAGGCCGTGCGCGCGGTGCCGGGCGCCGGCATTCCGGTGCCGGTGTGGCTGCTGGGCTCGAGCCTGTTCAGCGCGCGGCTGGCCGCGGCGATGGGCCTGCCGTTCGCCTTCGCTTCGCACTTCGCGCCGGACGCGATGGATGAGGCGCTGGCGGTGTACCGCCGCGAGTTCCGTCCTTCCCAGTACCTGACCGCGCCGTACGCGGTGCTGGGCCTGAACGTGGTCGCCGCCGAATCCGAGGCGGAAGCCAGGCGCCTGTTCACCACCCAGCAGCAGAGCTTCGTCAACCTGCGGCGCGGCAAGCCCGGCCTGATCCCGCCGCCGATCGACGACATCGAGGCGTTCTGGCAGCCGCACGAGAAGCTGGGCGTGCAGAACGCGCTGGCCTGTGCCGTTGTGGGCGACCTGCGCCAGGTCAGCGAAGGCATGGCCGCGTTCGCCGCGCGGCACAAGCCGGACGAACTGCTGCTCACCGCCAACATCTACGATCATGGTGCGCGCAAGCGTTCGTTTGGTCTGGCAATGCAGGCGTGGCAGTCGGCCACGCGTTGA
- a CDS encoding pyridoxamine 5'-phosphate oxidase family protein, giving the protein MAHQDRQEHIKQLAELIRGVDIAMFTTTGVDGRLYSRPLGTQEVEFDGDLWFATAADSPKVAEIALNPRVNVAYASQSKNTYVSVAGIARVVDDRAKIEELWSPPMKLFFPGGKDDPNLRLIHVSAESAEYWDGPGTLLGKALSFVLSAVTDEPGALSDNGVVDLR; this is encoded by the coding sequence ATGGCACACCAGGATCGCCAGGAGCACATCAAGCAGCTGGCCGAACTGATCCGCGGCGTGGACATCGCCATGTTCACCACCACCGGCGTCGATGGCCGTCTTTACAGCCGTCCGCTGGGCACCCAGGAAGTCGAGTTCGATGGCGACCTGTGGTTCGCCACCGCCGCCGACAGCCCCAAGGTCGCCGAGATCGCGCTCAATCCGCGCGTCAACGTGGCCTACGCCTCGCAGTCGAAGAACACCTATGTATCGGTGGCCGGCATCGCGCGCGTGGTCGATGACCGCGCCAAGATCGAGGAGCTGTGGTCGCCGCCGATGAAGCTGTTCTTCCCGGGCGGCAAGGACGACCCGAACCTGCGCCTGATCCACGTCAGCGCCGAGTCGGCCGAATACTGGGACGGCCCGGGCACGCTGCTGGGCAAGGCGCTGAGTTTCGTGTTGTCGGCAGTGACCGACGAGCCGGGCGCGTTGTCGGACAACGGCGTGGTCGATCTGCGTTAA
- a CDS encoding exopolysaccharide biosynthesis protein: MNSPADPPSGPDQSRPEYQNEGIRTLLAMFDHGDPDERLRLGQILQGLQQSAFGVFLFVAILPSFIPIPGIGGAVSGPLVILIGAQMLCGMRRPWLPGFIANRGPRRGTMHKFLARIDGPLRRLDRMLKPRRSTLLVPLPAHAFTGLLLILTGVLLSLPIPFTNYLFGFQLLLFSLALLERDGTLMLINWIGAIAAVLFFSFSSGQLVQYLTELFQKWF; the protein is encoded by the coding sequence ATGAACTCACCGGCTGATCCGCCGTCGGGGCCGGACCAGAGCCGGCCCGAATACCAGAACGAGGGCATCCGCACGCTGCTGGCGATGTTCGACCATGGCGATCCGGACGAGCGCCTGCGCCTGGGCCAGATCCTGCAGGGCCTGCAGCAGAGCGCGTTCGGGGTGTTCCTGTTCGTGGCGATCCTGCCCTCGTTCATCCCGATTCCGGGCATCGGTGGCGCGGTCAGTGGACCGCTGGTGATCCTGATCGGCGCGCAGATGCTGTGCGGGATGCGACGGCCCTGGTTGCCGGGCTTCATTGCCAACCGCGGGCCGCGGCGCGGCACCATGCACAAGTTCCTGGCCCGGATCGACGGGCCGCTGCGGCGCCTGGACCGCATGCTGAAACCGCGTCGCAGTACCTTGCTGGTGCCGTTGCCGGCGCATGCATTCACCGGCCTGCTGCTGATCCTGACCGGCGTGCTGCTGTCGCTGCCGATCCCGTTTACGAATTACCTGTTCGGCTTCCAGCTGCTGCTGTTTTCGCTGGCATTGCTGGAGCGCGACGGCACGTTGATGTTGATCAACTGGATCGGTGCGATTGCGGCGGTGCTGTTCTTCAGTTTCAGCTCCGGGCAGCTCGTGCAGTACCTGACGGAGTTGTTCCAGAAGTGGTTCTGA
- a CDS encoding hemolysin family protein, whose product MSEMSVMTSRKSRLKQMAGSSKRAAKALELSEKPESFLSTVQIGITVIGVLTGLLGGDAIGEAIAGWIKGLMPGFGHAELVGKGLAVTLITFVTLIFGELVPKRLALTRSEDIAGLVALPMSWLAKLAFPFVWLLSKTTRLVLRLIGLGNDEAATVTEEEIRMLVAESHEAGVIDAHERDMMNRVMRLGDRTADSLMTPRNRIAWLDTQAEAEKNLTAMREHEFSRYPVYRGSDQDIVGVLEVKSLVTRLARHEESLFQQLREPLYVSESTHAMKLLEIFREEQQSMALVVDEYGEIQGLVTISDLMGAVVGRMQSVENVDEDALVVTREDGSLLVDGSLSIEDLRELMGNAELPDAEDGDYYTLAGMCIHYFGRIPHAGEYFDWAGWRIEIVDLDGARVDKLLMRALAEEESDELTG is encoded by the coding sequence ATGTCCGAAATGTCGGTCATGACCTCGCGCAAGAGCCGCCTGAAGCAGATGGCCGGCTCCTCCAAGCGTGCCGCCAAGGCGCTGGAGCTGTCCGAAAAGCCCGAAAGCTTCCTCTCCACCGTCCAGATCGGCATCACCGTGATCGGCGTGCTGACCGGCCTGCTCGGCGGTGACGCGATCGGCGAGGCCATTGCCGGGTGGATCAAGGGCCTGATGCCCGGCTTCGGCCATGCCGAACTGGTCGGCAAGGGCCTGGCGGTCACCCTGATCACCTTCGTTACCCTGATCTTCGGCGAACTGGTGCCCAAGCGGCTTGCCCTGACCCGTTCGGAGGACATCGCCGGCCTGGTCGCCCTGCCGATGAGCTGGCTGGCCAAGCTGGCCTTCCCGTTCGTCTGGCTGCTGTCCAAAACCACCCGCCTGGTGCTGCGCCTGATCGGACTGGGCAACGACGAAGCGGCCACGGTGACCGAAGAAGAGATCCGCATGCTGGTGGCCGAAAGCCACGAGGCCGGCGTGATCGACGCGCACGAGCGCGACATGATGAACCGGGTGATGCGCCTGGGCGACCGCACCGCCGACAGCCTGATGACCCCGCGCAACCGGATCGCCTGGCTGGACACCCAGGCCGAGGCCGAGAAGAACCTGACGGCGATGCGCGAGCATGAGTTCTCGCGCTATCCGGTGTACCGCGGCAGCGACCAGGACATCGTCGGCGTGCTCGAAGTGAAGAGCCTGGTCACCCGCCTGGCGCGCCACGAAGAATCGCTGTTCCAGCAGCTGCGCGAGCCGCTGTATGTATCCGAGTCCACCCATGCAATGAAGCTGCTGGAGATCTTCCGCGAGGAACAGCAGTCGATGGCGCTGGTGGTGGACGAGTACGGCGAGATCCAGGGCCTGGTCACCATCAGCGACCTGATGGGAGCCGTGGTCGGCCGCATGCAGTCGGTGGAAAACGTAGACGAGGACGCCCTGGTGGTGACCCGCGAAGACGGTTCGCTGCTGGTGGACGGCTCGCTGTCGATCGAAGACCTGCGCGAACTGATGGGCAATGCCGAACTGCCCGATGCCGAGGACGGCGACTACTACACGCTGGCCGGCATGTGCATCCACTACTTCGGCCGCATCCCGCATGCGGGCGAGTACTTCGACTGGGCCGGCTGGCGCATCGAGATCGTCGACCTGGACGGCGCGCGCGTGGACAAGCTGCTGATGCGCGCACTGGCCGAAGAGGAGAGCGATGAACTCACCGGCTGA
- a CDS encoding DUF47 domain-containing protein has protein sequence MFSLQTIFGSGKQFYTLLDEAAQAAHDSAKALHSMLREADRQPALDAFKLARLRERAASDKISQALVDSFMTPIEREDIEALGSALYKIPKQVEKFADRYSLATKHLEHIDFAPRAAMLEQAASVVVEMVSDLRHMNLDRMTALNEKLRALENEADRLMLELYRDIYSGRLDNLQMFLLKEFFEILEKAIDRCREAGVVAYQIVLKNS, from the coding sequence ATGTTCTCTCTGCAGACCATTTTCGGCTCCGGCAAACAGTTCTACACCCTGCTGGACGAGGCTGCCCAGGCCGCCCACGACAGCGCCAAGGCGCTGCATTCGATGCTGCGCGAAGCGGACCGCCAGCCGGCGCTGGACGCGTTCAAGCTGGCGCGCCTGCGCGAGCGCGCGGCGTCGGACAAGATCAGCCAGGCGCTGGTGGACAGCTTTATGACCCCGATCGAGCGCGAGGACATCGAAGCGCTGGGTTCGGCGCTTTACAAGATTCCGAAGCAGGTGGAGAAGTTCGCCGACCGCTACTCGCTGGCGACCAAGCACCTGGAGCACATCGACTTCGCGCCGCGCGCGGCGATGCTGGAGCAGGCGGCCAGCGTGGTGGTGGAGATGGTCAGCGACCTGCGCCACATGAACCTGGACCGGATGACGGCGCTCAACGAGAAGCTGCGCGCGCTGGAGAACGAAGCGGACCGGCTGATGCTGGAGCTGTACCGCGACATCTATTCCGGTCGCCTGGACAACCTGCAGATGTTCCTGCTCAAGGAGTTCTTCGAGATCCTGGAAAAGGCCATCGATCGCTGCCGCGAGGCGGGCGTGGTGGCGTACCAGATCGTGCTGAAGAACAGCTGA
- a CDS encoding inorganic phosphate transporter encodes MLTLVLVVILAALVFEFINGFHDTANSIATVVATKVLSPGWAVMLAAFMNLIGALTGTAVALTIASGLLNTNIIDVTPQVILCALLGGIIWNLITWWKGLPSSSSHALIGGLCGAGLAAANNNWDALIWSERIGTWAQNKGLLWKVFLPMITSPIAGFLLGIVVMLLLWAIIAGMAKAGGWLGRMARPRIVNAFFGKAQIVSAAYMGFAHGHNDAQKTMGIIAMTLIGAEATGALNDLPSWLAFMHPDAHAGEGIAMWIVLTCAVVMAAGTASGGWKIIKTLGHKMVKLHPIHGFAAETSSATILTLAAHFGMPVSTTHSISTAIMGVGYAKNPRSLRFGVIERIVWAWILTIPAAGGCAYLILKLFELFGWA; translated from the coding sequence ATGCTGACCCTCGTTCTGGTGGTGATCCTGGCCGCGCTCGTTTTCGAGTTCATCAACGGCTTCCACGACACCGCCAACTCCATCGCCACGGTAGTGGCGACCAAGGTGCTCTCGCCCGGCTGGGCGGTGATGCTCGCCGCCTTCATGAACCTGATCGGCGCGCTCACCGGTACGGCGGTGGCGCTGACCATCGCGTCGGGCCTGCTCAACACCAACATCATCGACGTGACTCCGCAGGTGATCCTGTGCGCGTTGCTGGGCGGAATCATCTGGAACCTGATCACGTGGTGGAAGGGCCTGCCGTCGTCGTCGTCGCACGCGCTGATCGGCGGTCTGTGCGGTGCCGGTCTGGCGGCGGCCAACAACAACTGGGACGCGTTGATCTGGTCCGAGCGGATCGGCACGTGGGCGCAGAACAAAGGCCTGCTGTGGAAGGTGTTCCTGCCGATGATCACCTCGCCGATCGCGGGCTTCCTGCTCGGCATCGTGGTGATGCTGCTGCTGTGGGCGATCATCGCGGGCATGGCGAAGGCGGGCGGCTGGCTGGGCCGGATGGCGCGGCCGCGCATCGTCAATGCGTTCTTCGGCAAGGCGCAGATCGTGTCGGCGGCGTACATGGGCTTCGCGCACGGCCACAACGATGCGCAGAAGACGATGGGCATCATCGCGATGACGCTGATCGGCGCGGAAGCGACCGGTGCGCTGAACGACCTGCCGTCGTGGCTGGCGTTCATGCATCCGGACGCGCACGCGGGCGAGGGCATTGCGATGTGGATCGTGCTGACCTGTGCGGTGGTGATGGCGGCGGGTACGGCGTCGGGCGGCTGGAAGATCATCAAGACGCTGGGCCACAAGATGGTCAAGCTGCACCCGATCCACGGTTTCGCGGCGGAGACCAGCTCGGCGACGATCCTGACCCTGGCCGCGCACTTCGGCATGCCGGTCTCGACCACGCACAGCATCTCCACCGCGATCATGGGCGTGGGTTACGCCAAGAACCCGCGTTCGCTGCGGTTCGGCGTGATCGAACGCATCGTCTGGGCCTGGATCCTCACCATCCCGGCCGCCGGCGGCTGCGCCTACCTGATCCTCAAGCTGTTCGAGCTGTTCGGCTGGGCCTGA
- the parE gene encoding DNA topoisomerase IV subunit B, whose product MNTRYNAADIEVLSGLDPVKRRPGMYTDTARPNHLAQEVIDNAVDEALAGHARTVEVTLYKDGSCEVSDDGRGMPVDIHPEEKIPGVELILTRLHAGGKFSNKNYTFSGGLHGVGVSVVNALSTLVEVHIKREGSEHRITFRNGDRATPLEVVGSVGKKNTGTRVRFWADPKYFDTPKYNLRALRHLLRAKAVLCPGLTVKLRDEATDEQDTWYFEDGLSDYLKAELGEREMLPADLFVGSLKKDTEVVDWAVAWLPEGELVQESYVNLIPTAQHGTHANGLRTGLTEALREFCDFRNLLPRGVKLAPEDVWDRVSFVLSLKMTDPQFSGQTKERLSSRQAAGFVEGAAHDAFSLLLNQNVALGEQIAQLAIERASARLKTEKLVVRKKVTQGPALPGKLADCISQDLSRTELFLVEGDSAGGSAKQARDKDFQAIMPLRGKILNTWEVSSGSVLASEEVHNLAIAIGCDPGKEDITGLRYGKVVILADADSDGLHIATLLTALFLKHFPALVDAGHVFVAMPPLFRVDVGKQVFYALDEEEKRSLLDKIEREKIKGQVSVTRFKGLGEMNPQQLRESTIHPDTRRLVQLTIDDGEQTSALMDMLLAKKRAGDRKQWLENKGDLASLEV is encoded by the coding sequence ATGAACACCCGTTATAACGCCGCCGATATTGAAGTCCTGTCTGGCCTGGACCCGGTCAAGCGCCGTCCTGGCATGTACACCGACACCGCTCGCCCGAACCACCTGGCGCAGGAAGTGATCGACAACGCCGTGGACGAGGCCCTGGCCGGGCATGCCCGGACGGTCGAGGTCACCCTGTACAAGGACGGCAGCTGCGAGGTCAGCGATGACGGCCGCGGCATGCCGGTGGACATCCACCCGGAAGAGAAGATCCCGGGCGTGGAGCTGATCCTGACCCGGCTGCATGCGGGCGGCAAATTCAGCAACAAGAACTACACGTTCTCCGGCGGCCTGCACGGCGTGGGCGTGAGCGTGGTCAATGCGCTGTCGACGCTGGTGGAAGTACACATCAAGCGCGAGGGCAGCGAGCACCGCATCACGTTCCGCAACGGCGACCGCGCCACGCCGCTGGAAGTGGTGGGCAGCGTCGGCAAGAAGAACACGGGTACGCGGGTGCGCTTCTGGGCGGACCCGAAGTACTTCGATACGCCCAAGTACAACCTGCGGGCGCTGCGCCACCTGCTGCGCGCCAAGGCGGTGCTGTGCCCGGGCCTGACGGTGAAGCTGCGCGACGAGGCCACCGACGAGCAGGACACCTGGTACTTCGAGGACGGCCTGAGCGATTACCTGAAGGCGGAGCTGGGCGAGCGCGAGATGCTGCCGGCGGACCTGTTCGTGGGTTCGCTGAAGAAGGACACCGAGGTGGTGGACTGGGCGGTGGCGTGGCTGCCGGAAGGCGAGCTGGTGCAGGAAAGCTACGTGAACCTGATTCCGACCGCGCAGCACGGTACGCATGCGAACGGCCTGCGCACGGGCCTGACCGAGGCGCTGCGCGAGTTCTGCGACTTCCGCAACCTGTTGCCGCGCGGGGTGAAGCTGGCCCCGGAAGATGTCTGGGACCGGGTCTCGTTCGTGCTGTCGCTGAAGATGACCGACCCGCAGTTCAGCGGGCAGACCAAGGAGCGGCTGTCGTCGCGCCAGGCGGCGGGGTTCGTGGAGGGCGCGGCGCATGACGCTTTCAGCCTGCTGCTGAACCAGAACGTGGCGCTGGGCGAGCAGATCGCGCAGCTGGCGATCGAGCGCGCCAGTGCGCGCCTGAAGACCGAGAAGCTGGTGGTCCGCAAGAAGGTCACGCAGGGCCCTGCCCTGCCCGGCAAGCTGGCGGACTGCATCAGCCAGGACCTGTCGCGCACGGAGCTGTTTCTGGTGGAAGGCGATTCGGCAGGCGGCAGTGCAAAGCAGGCGCGCGACAAGGACTTCCAGGCGATCATGCCGCTGCGCGGCAAGATCCTGAACACGTGGGAGGTGTCGTCGGGCAGCGTGCTGGCGTCGGAGGAAGTGCACAACCTGGCGATCGCGATCGGCTGCGATCCGGGCAAGGAGGACATCACCGGGCTGCGTTACGGCAAGGTGGTGATCCTGGCGGACGCGGACTCGGACGGTCTGCACATCGCGACGCTGCTGACGGCGCTGTTCCTGAAGCACTTCCCGGCGCTGGTGGATGCGGGCCACGTGTTCGTGGCGATGCCGCCGCTGTTCCGCGTGGACGTGGGCAAGCAGGTGTTCTACGCGCTGGACGAGGAAGAAAAGCGTTCGCTGCTGGACAAGATCGAGCGGGAAAAGATCAAGGGCCAGGTCAGCGTGACGCGCTTCAAGGGCCTGGGCGAAATGAACCCGCAGCAGCTGCGCGAGTCGACGATCCACCCGGATACGCGCCGTCTGGTGCAGCTGACCATCGACGACGGCGAGCAGACGAGCGCGCTGATGGACATGCTGCTGGCCAAGAAGCGCGCCGGTGATCGCAAGCAGTGGCTGGAGAACAAGGGCGACTTGGCATCGCTGGAAGTCTGA
- a CDS encoding CTP synthase — MTPLIFVTGGVVSSLGKGIAAASLASILEARGLKVTMMKLDPYINVDPGTMSPFQHGEVYVTDDGAETDLDLGHYERFVRTRLSRKNSVTTGRIYENVIRKERRGDYLGATVQVIPHITDEIRRCMDEATEGFDVALVEIGGTVGDIESLPFLEAIRQVRTERGPEKALFMHLTLVPYIAAAGELKTKPTQHSVKELRSIGIQPDVLLCRSEQPVPESERRKIAQFTNVSERAVISVPDVDVLYRIPMGLHEQGLDEIVINQLKLGDKAGPADLHEWEAAVDATLHPLDEVTIAVVGKYVDHQDAYKSVGEALKHGGLRQRTKVNLKWLEAQDLEGTDMAALQDVDGILVPGGFGDRGFEGKVLTSQFAREEKMPYFGICYGMQAAVVDFARNVVGLEGANSTENDRQSPNPVIGLITEWRTATGDVEKRDDKSDLGGTMRLGLQEQRLKPGTLARELYGKDVVSERHRHRYEFNNRYRTQLEDAGLVIAGKSMDDTLVEVVELPRDQHPWFLACQAHPEFLSTPRDGHPLFIGFISAARQRKAQRTAA; from the coding sequence ATGACTCCCTTGATCTTCGTAACCGGCGGCGTGGTTTCCTCGCTTGGCAAAGGCATCGCCGCCGCCTCGCTGGCGTCCATCCTCGAAGCCCGTGGCCTGAAGGTCACGATGATGAAGCTCGACCCCTACATCAACGTCGACCCCGGCACCATGAGCCCGTTCCAGCACGGCGAGGTCTACGTGACCGACGACGGCGCCGAAACCGACCTCGACCTGGGTCACTACGAGCGCTTCGTGCGCACCCGCCTCAGCCGCAAGAACTCGGTCACCACCGGCCGCATCTACGAGAACGTGATCCGCAAGGAACGCCGCGGCGACTACCTGGGCGCCACCGTGCAGGTCATCCCGCACATCACCGACGAGATCCGCCGCTGCATGGACGAAGCCACCGAAGGCTTCGACGTGGCCCTGGTCGAGATCGGCGGCACCGTCGGCGACATCGAATCGCTGCCGTTCCTCGAAGCGATCCGCCAGGTACGTACCGAGCGCGGCCCGGAAAAGGCGCTGTTCATGCACCTCACCCTGGTCCCGTACATCGCCGCCGCCGGCGAGCTCAAGACCAAGCCGACCCAGCACTCGGTCAAGGAACTGCGCTCGATCGGCATCCAGCCGGACGTGCTGCTGTGCCGTTCCGAACAGCCGGTGCCGGAGTCCGAGCGCCGCAAGATCGCCCAGTTCACGAACGTCTCCGAACGGGCCGTGATCAGCGTGCCCGACGTCGACGTGCTGTACCGCATCCCGATGGGCCTGCACGAGCAGGGCCTGGATGAAATCGTCATCAACCAGCTCAAGCTCGGCGACAAGGCCGGCCCGGCCGACCTGCACGAGTGGGAAGCAGCGGTCGACGCCACCCTGCACCCGCTGGACGAAGTCACCATCGCCGTGGTCGGCAAGTACGTCGACCACCAGGACGCCTACAAGTCGGTCGGCGAGGCGCTCAAGCACGGTGGCCTGCGCCAGCGCACCAAGGTCAACCTGAAGTGGCTGGAAGCGCAGGACCTGGAAGGTACCGACATGGCCGCGCTGCAGGACGTCGACGGCATCCTGGTGCCGGGCGGCTTCGGCGACCGCGGCTTCGAAGGCAAGGTGCTGACCTCGCAGTTCGCCCGTGAAGAGAAGATGCCGTACTTCGGCATCTGCTACGGCATGCAGGCCGCCGTAGTCGACTTCGCCCGGAATGTTGTGGGCCTGGAAGGTGCCAACAGCACCGAGAACGACCGCCAGTCGCCGAACCCGGTGATCGGCCTGATCACCGAATGGCGCACCGCCACCGGCGATGTCGAGAAGCGCGACGACAAGAGCGACCTCGGTGGCACCATGCGCCTGGGCCTGCAGGAACAGCGGCTCAAGCCGGGCACGCTGGCCCGCGAGCTGTACGGCAAGGACGTGGTCTCCGAACGCCACCGCCACCGCTACGAGTTCAACAACCGCTACCGCACCCAGCTGGAAGACGCCGGCCTGGTGATCGCCGGCAAGTCGATGGACGACACCCTGGTCGAAGTGGTCGAGCTGCCGCGCGACCAGCACCCGTGGTTCCTGGCCTGCCAGGCACACCCGGAATTCCTGTCCACCCCGCGCGACGGCCACCCGCTGTTCATCGGCTTCATCAGCGCGGCACGCCAGCGAAAAGCGCAGCGAACTGCTGCATAA